TTTAGGGCTCGTCGGTCTTTTGGAAGGTGGCCCAGAGGCCGAAGGAGTGCATGGCCGTGGTGTCGCGCTCCGCGGATTCGCGGGAGCCGGCGGCAACCACCGATTTGCCCTGCTCGTGCACTTCCATCATGAGCTTGTTGGCTTTGGCCTCCGAATACCCGAAGTAGCTGCGGAACACGTAGCTGACATAGCTCATCAGGTTCACCGGGTCATTCCACACGATC
This genomic interval from Arthrobacter sunyaminii contains the following:
- the clpS gene encoding ATP-dependent Clp protease adapter ClpS produces the protein MTLSTAPGAVLSTSAGTDTLERTDTESLVGKDVPWVVIVWNDPVNLMSYVSYVFRSYFGYSEAKANKLMMEVHEQGKSVVAAGSRESAERDTTAMHSFGLWATFQKTDEP